The following are from one region of the Phormidium sp. PBR-2020 genome:
- a CDS encoding RDD family protein, whose amino-acid sequence MDDNPLYFRAPRVPLWRRGCAFGFDSAIAWILATLIGGPTVGPRLLVFALTWLSMRVIVPSSYFGQSPGRWAFDMRVVSDRDNRTPLWQDLAKREAISGLAVFLALLGFFNLGTRNAFYLILLLPLGVDVGVAWFDPVDPSAFHDRVSETRIVATRRGYSLDLKVKKWVALISRNVKQ is encoded by the coding sequence ATGGATGATAATCCTCTCTACTTCCGCGCTCCTCGTGTTCCCCTCTGGCGACGGGGTTGCGCCTTTGGCTTCGATAGTGCGATCGCCTGGATTCTGGCTACCTTGATTGGCGGCCCAACCGTGGGACCGCGATTGCTCGTGTTTGCCCTAACCTGGTTGTCCATGCGGGTGATTGTACCAAGTTCCTATTTTGGTCAAAGTCCCGGACGCTGGGCCTTTGATATGCGGGTGGTGAGCGATCGCGACAACCGCACCCCCCTCTGGCAAGACCTGGCCAAGCGAGAAGCCATTTCTGGACTAGCGGTCTTTTTGGCTCTGCTGGGCTTTTTCAACCTGGGAACCCGCAATGCCTTTTATCTAATTCTGCTGCTCCCCCTGGGGGTAGATGTGGGTGTGGCCTGGTTTGACCCCGTTGATCCCTCCGCCTTTCACGATCGCGTCAGTGAAACCCGCATCGTGGCCACCCGTCGGGGCTATTCCCTGGATCTAAAAGTCAAAAAATGGGTTGCTCTAATCAGCCGAAATGTGAAACAATAG
- the rpsR gene encoding 30S ribosomal protein S18, which yields MAGFYRRRISPIKPGDPIDYKDVELLRKFITERGKILPRRITGLTSRQQRDLTKAIKRARILALLPFLNREG from the coding sequence ATGGCAGGATTTTATCGTCGTCGTATCTCCCCGATTAAGCCGGGAGATCCCATTGACTACAAAGATGTAGAACTACTGCGTAAGTTCATCACCGAGCGGGGGAAAATCCTACCGCGCCGGATCACAGGCTTGACCTCTCGCCAACAGCGAGACCTGACGAAGGCCATCAAACGCGCTAGAATATTGGCACTGTTACCCTTCCTAAACCGAGAAGGCTAA
- a CDS encoding MASE1 domain-containing protein translates to MRMVFALKRLKRLQKNLTCQILALVSLYILLYWVIRAIALTDLRIALIGVPPGFGLAVLLLGRPRLGIGVLLGAFLGPYFQGMPLLPSLFWAIAQSLQIVLGTVLLRRSHFRPSLERLKDVALLLLFGCLVGALVSTPIEAAILQYLRPDSLADSSFAATGLLVALSKISGIATVTPLCLALCDRRYDLPREELRERSLQRYLEIIGLLIASVAIGWFVFCSRSRAHSYEVPLEYLPFPILMWTALRFGKRGTVSINAIIATMAVWGILRNSGPFFIQARTLTQAVLSLQAFIAVVSIASLILATALAAQRRAEASFKRSQARLQNAQRITQLGNWDLDLSHGESHWSKEISDIFGCELPRHPNRDFLESFLHPQDKPRVAQAYQTLLTEQKPFSLDYRIVRRDGAERWVRERAEITENYAIGTLQDITELQRWSELKEAKEAAEAANRAKSTFLANMSHELRTPLNAIIGYSELLEEEVSDLDNPDMRQDIRRIHSSGRHLLSIIGDILDISKIEAGRINLNYDIFDVEGLIDTLISKVNLLITANQNTLEVIYRNSPGCVYGDAQRVRQILLNLLSNAAKFTTSGRIQFIITRKNNIVRFIVSDTGIGIPEEFHQRIFQPFAQADSSSTREHGGTGLGLAIAFQFAQMMGGKLSVDSQVGQGSTFIFDLPTNPPEANNNHQTS, encoded by the coding sequence ATGAGGATGGTCTTTGCCTTGAAACGACTCAAGAGACTCCAGAAGAACCTGACCTGCCAGATCCTAGCTCTGGTTAGCCTATATATTCTCTTATATTGGGTCATTAGGGCGATCGCCTTAACAGACCTACGAATTGCCCTAATCGGAGTTCCACCAGGCTTCGGACTCGCCGTATTGCTCTTAGGAAGACCGCGACTGGGAATTGGCGTGCTATTGGGGGCGTTCCTGGGGCCTTATTTTCAAGGAATGCCACTCCTGCCGAGTTTGTTTTGGGCCATCGCCCAAAGCCTACAAATCGTCTTAGGGACAGTCTTGCTGCGGCGATCGCACTTTCGCCCCTCCTTAGAACGCTTGAAAGATGTTGCCCTGCTGCTCCTGTTTGGTTGCCTCGTCGGCGCCTTGGTAAGCACCCCCATCGAAGCCGCAATCTTACAGTATCTCCGCCCCGACAGTCTTGCCGACTCCTCCTTTGCTGCAACCGGGTTGCTCGTGGCCCTAAGCAAAATCAGCGGTATCGCCACCGTGACTCCCCTGTGCTTGGCCCTGTGCGATCGCCGCTACGACTTACCCCGAGAGGAACTGCGAGAGCGATCGCTGCAACGCTACCTAGAAATCATCGGACTCCTCATCGCCTCCGTCGCCATTGGTTGGTTTGTCTTTTGTTCTCGCAGTCGGGCCCATAGTTACGAAGTTCCCCTAGAATATCTGCCCTTTCCTATCCTCATGTGGACGGCCCTACGTTTTGGCAAACGAGGAACCGTCTCCATCAACGCCATCATCGCCACCATGGCCGTTTGGGGCATTCTCCGTAATAGTGGGCCCTTTTTCATCCAAGCGCGAACCCTCACCCAAGCCGTCTTGTCCCTGCAAGCCTTTATTGCGGTTGTTTCCATTGCCTCCCTCATCCTAGCCACTGCTCTGGCCGCCCAACGACGAGCGGAAGCCTCCTTTAAACGCAGCCAAGCGCGCCTGCAAAACGCCCAGCGGATTACCCAACTGGGGAACTGGGACTTAGATCTCAGTCACGGGGAAAGTCATTGGTCAAAAGAGATATCAGATATTTTTGGCTGTGAACTCCCCCGCCATCCCAACCGGGATTTTTTAGAATCCTTCCTCCATCCCCAAGATAAACCCCGCGTTGCCCAAGCCTACCAAACCCTCTTAACTGAGCAAAAACCCTTTTCCTTGGACTATCGGATTGTACGCCGTGATGGAGCCGAACGTTGGGTTCGTGAGCGAGCGGAGATCACCGAAAATTATGCGATCGGCACCCTGCAAGATATCACCGAACTACAACGCTGGTCTGAACTCAAAGAAGCCAAAGAAGCCGCAGAAGCCGCCAACCGTGCCAAAAGTACCTTTTTAGCCAACATGAGTCATGAACTGCGCACTCCCCTCAATGCCATCATTGGCTACAGTGAACTCCTCGAAGAAGAAGTCAGCGATCTAGATAATCCTGATATGCGTCAAGATATTCGTCGCATTCACAGTTCAGGACGACATCTTCTCTCAATCATTGGTGATATTTTAGATATTTCAAAAATTGAAGCCGGGCGTATCAATTTGAACTATGACATATTTGACGTAGAAGGCTTAATTGATACCCTAATTTCTAAAGTTAATTTACTCATCACTGCCAATCAGAATACCTTAGAAGTTATTTATAGAAACTCCCCGGGGTGTGTTTACGGTGATGCCCAACGAGTACGTCAAATTCTCCTTAACCTCCTCAGTAACGCCGCCAAATTTACCACCTCGGGGAGAATCCAGTTTATTATTACCCGCAAAAATAACATTGTTCGCTTCATTGTCTCTGATACCGGCATCGGCATTCCCGAGGAGTTTCATCAACGCATTTTTCAACCCTTTGCCCAAGCCGACTCCTCTAGTACCCGTGAACATGGGGGAACTGGCCTAGGACTGGCGATCGCCTTCCAGTTTGCCCAGATGATGGGAGGAAAACTCTCCGTCGATAGTCAAGTTGGGCAAGGATCAACCTTTATCTTCGATCTTCCCACCAATCCACCCGAAGCCAACAATAATCATCAAACGAGTTAG
- a CDS encoding DUF1887 family protein, protein MKDRYLPYGAITLLSFSLCLLGFLITPDASHLGALMGLLAGGSLGTLLLQVTQVDDKYRLGQRKGHNRQNSDELTTSFNLLLDKVRELEYQYDHKIDELKQQIDNIQNKEDKSKRDIKKLSQRLDICCEKLNQLGGEVNPKDSETPAQQSFRVPSSDKIVQWLKCHQVELVSSYVGQDADTVLDQTAFFMGTNYPILRDMLHKIRQSLSHNYFGFQVNLTGEPEQKISAVTNLGTKLKNMGFLRYTYRRYGGQRVAHIRTLDSNGTQFLTGEWLERYIYQIVTKIFEDKDLEYEALMNARIKQKDGDQAEIDLLFFVKEKPLWIECKVANCEEYISRYSRFAKSFNLTLQQMFLVVLDLSPDQSQTLTNIHHLQVLTPEEVPDAIEDSLQVFDGGEPLPRAALSSQVYPTEPDVNDSDSFGLTTQEQLQSFFNNTGLRPLPDCRSQLINRLIERVSSQSNPQTASQIKTGLYSDFSGEVSNSKISEFLKMCLKGGCLLGENHQPISGFRTQIFCLSSQNWQEVENKCVEALAYRVLTQDVNYFNSADRCGHFQVVVGAAPPDPSRLTALQEEINGSA, encoded by the coding sequence ATGAAGGATCGCTATCTACCCTATGGTGCTATTACTCTCCTCAGTTTTAGTCTCTGTCTTCTCGGCTTTCTCATCACCCCTGATGCGTCTCACCTCGGGGCATTGATGGGACTCTTGGCAGGTGGTTCGTTAGGAACTTTGCTGCTACAAGTGACTCAAGTTGATGATAAATATAGGTTGGGGCAACGCAAAGGTCACAATCGCCAAAATAGTGACGAGTTAACGACTAGCTTCAATTTGTTACTAGATAAAGTCAGAGAATTAGAGTATCAATACGACCATAAAATAGATGAACTTAAGCAGCAGATTGATAATATACAAAATAAAGAGGATAAATCAAAAAGAGATATTAAAAAGCTAAGCCAGCGATTAGATATCTGTTGCGAAAAACTCAATCAACTGGGTGGTGAAGTAAATCCTAAAGACTCAGAAACTCCTGCCCAGCAATCGTTTAGGGTTCCTTCTTCCGACAAAATTGTTCAATGGCTTAAGTGTCATCAGGTTGAACTCGTTAGTTCCTACGTGGGACAGGATGCTGACACTGTTCTTGACCAAACTGCGTTTTTTATGGGGACTAATTATCCAATCTTGCGCGATATGCTTCATAAAATACGTCAAAGCCTCTCTCACAACTACTTTGGATTTCAAGTGAATCTAACCGGAGAACCGGAACAAAAAATAAGTGCGGTAACCAATCTTGGTACAAAATTAAAAAATATGGGATTTCTGCGGTACACCTACCGTAGATATGGTGGGCAAAGAGTTGCACATATTCGGACTCTTGACAGTAATGGCACTCAGTTTTTGACCGGAGAATGGTTAGAACGCTATATCTATCAAATTGTGACCAAAATTTTTGAAGACAAAGATTTAGAATATGAAGCGTTGATGAATGCAAGGATTAAGCAAAAAGACGGGGATCAAGCGGAAATTGATTTGTTGTTTTTTGTTAAAGAAAAACCTCTGTGGATTGAATGTAAGGTTGCCAATTGTGAAGAATACATTTCCCGTTATTCACGATTTGCCAAGTCATTTAATTTAACCTTGCAACAGATGTTTCTGGTTGTTTTAGATTTATCGCCAGATCAATCACAGACATTAACTAATATTCATCATCTTCAGGTTTTGACCCCTGAGGAAGTGCCAGACGCCATCGAAGATAGTCTCCAGGTGTTTGACGGGGGGGAACCCCTACCACGAGCGGCCTTGTCTTCGCAGGTTTACCCAACGGAACCGGACGTTAACGACTCAGATAGCTTTGGTTTAACGACTCAAGAGCAACTTCAGTCGTTCTTTAATAACACGGGGCTTAGACCCTTGCCTGACTGCCGAAGCCAATTAATCAATAGACTCATTGAACGGGTGTCGTCTCAATCTAACCCGCAAACGGCATCTCAAATTAAAACCGGTTTATATTCTGATTTTAGTGGTGAAGTTTCCAACTCTAAGATTTCTGAGTTTTTGAAGATGTGTTTAAAAGGCGGATGTCTTTTAGGTGAAAATCATCAGCCTATTTCGGGGTTTAGAACTCAAATTTTTTGTCTAAGTTCTCAAAACTGGCAGGAGGTGGAGAATAAGTGTGTTGAAGCACTAGCTTATCGAGTCCTGACTCAGGACGTTAATTATTTCAACTCGGCTGATCGATGCGGTCATTTTCAAGTCGTGGTCGGTGCGGCGCCGCCAGATCCTAGTCGTCTTACCGCGCTGCAAGAGGAAATCAACGGTTCAGCCTAG
- the rpmG gene encoding 50S ribosomal protein L33 — MAKGVRIVVTLECTECRTNPDKRSNGVSRYTTQKNRRNTTGRMELKKFCTHCNKHTVHKETK, encoded by the coding sequence ATGGCTAAGGGCGTTCGCATTGTTGTGACCCTCGAATGTACTGAGTGTCGCACCAACCCTGACAAGCGGTCTAACGGCGTGTCCCGATACACGACCCAGAAAAACCGCCGCAACACCACTGGACGGATGGAACTCAAGAAGTTCTGCACCCATTGCAACAAACATACCGTTCACAAAGAAACCAAATAA
- a CDS encoding DUF2079 domain-containing protein: protein MRGISRVRRYLGQYLGTRLLWDAAWVALALFICSSLRHGLFKSTAMDLGFFDQALYLISRGQTPIISFWGHHVLGGHGDYSLYLLAGFYRLWPDVHWLLAIQALALALGGVMVAALARQRGIHPTTARGLALAFWCYPLVFNVNLFDFHPEVMAVPTLLAAIWLARRGGTLLGFTGLLLFVLGCKAVLSLTVAAMGLWLLLFEKRPRYGGVAFGLGGVWFVLVTQVVIPHFRPDGVEALFRYDYLGESLGEILLNLVIQPQLFWGKLFSGESFVYVGLVLVPIVWGLSWRQLAPFLGLLPTLGLNLLAEHPLQRTLEHQYGVPLLPFLFVAVVDTLAAKGGLWRRLGNRGMMIWSLTALLVLGNPNKLLRGFEGLETWQATREAIALVPAEAAVLTDNYLAPHLTHRQTLLLLGHPSPLPLDLDQPEYVVLNTRYPWKATEELARGLVLHFLQDPQFEVRYQRYEVFVFRRRQ from the coding sequence ATGCGGGGAATTAGTCGAGTTCGCCGGTATTTGGGCCAGTATTTGGGGACGCGGCTGCTGTGGGATGCGGCCTGGGTGGCGTTGGCCTTGTTTATCTGTAGTAGTCTCCGCCATGGCTTATTCAAGTCAACGGCTATGGATTTGGGGTTTTTTGACCAAGCCCTCTATTTAATCAGTCGCGGCCAAACTCCGATTATTTCCTTTTGGGGTCATCATGTCTTGGGGGGTCACGGGGATTATAGTCTCTATCTGTTGGCGGGGTTCTATCGCCTGTGGCCCGATGTCCATTGGTTATTGGCAATTCAGGCCCTGGCGTTGGCGTTGGGGGGGGTGATGGTGGCGGCGTTGGCCCGTCAGCGGGGGATTCATCCAACCACTGCTCGCGGGTTGGCCCTGGCGTTTTGGTGTTACCCCTTGGTGTTTAATGTCAACTTGTTTGACTTTCACCCGGAGGTGATGGCGGTTCCGACTCTGTTGGCGGCGATTTGGCTGGCCCGTAGAGGGGGGACGCTGTTGGGGTTTACGGGGTTGTTGCTGTTTGTCTTGGGCTGTAAGGCGGTGTTGTCCCTGACGGTGGCGGCCATGGGACTTTGGTTACTGCTGTTTGAGAAACGCCCTCGCTATGGGGGGGTGGCGTTCGGGTTGGGTGGTGTCTGGTTTGTGCTGGTGACTCAGGTGGTGATTCCCCACTTTCGGCCGGATGGGGTGGAGGCCCTGTTTCGCTATGACTATTTGGGAGAGTCTTTGGGGGAGATTTTGCTGAATTTAGTGATACAACCGCAGTTGTTTTGGGGGAAGTTGTTTTCGGGTGAGAGTTTTGTCTATGTGGGATTGGTGTTGGTACCCATTGTCTGGGGACTCTCGTGGCGGCAGTTGGCCCCGTTTTTGGGGCTATTACCCACCTTGGGCTTAAATCTGTTGGCGGAACATCCTCTGCAACGGACGCTGGAACATCAATATGGGGTACCGCTGTTGCCGTTTTTGTTTGTGGCGGTGGTGGATACTCTGGCGGCGAAGGGGGGATTATGGCGGCGGTTGGGCAATCGTGGCATGATGATCTGGTCGTTGACGGCCCTGTTGGTTTTGGGCAATCCCAATAAGTTGTTACGGGGCTTTGAGGGGTTGGAGACTTGGCAAGCCACGCGGGAGGCGATCGCCCTGGTTCCAGCGGAGGCGGCGGTGTTGACGGATAATTACCTGGCTCCCCATTTAACGCATCGGCAAACGCTGTTATTGTTAGGCCATCCGAGTCCCTTACCCCTTGATTTGGACCAACCGGAGTATGTGGTTCTTAACACTCGTTATCCCTGGAAGGCGACGGAGGAGTTGGCGAGGGGGTTGGTTCTCCATTTTCTGCAAGATCCTCAGTTTGAGGTTCGGTATCAGCGGTATGAGGTGTTTGTGTTTAGGAGAAGGCAATAG
- a CDS encoding peptidase domain-containing ABC transporter yields the protein MTQTTSQPQISDFLAQTAPFDRLTPETRQQLAAKAQLLRYRIGQALLVREKMPAQISLIYQGQVRVLGYDSRNGHSTSLRLVGPGEVLGWISVVRDLPCETAMASSETICVSINVNDFRECLRQEKDFNRAVRDHPSLIEVFELSSAELQRRADATADLKTLCYDLWSEAQIVDIPKGEQFDPNRLDANLLWWVSRGELPDAKVGDRLYLARYQNMRLDSSVRLVGVPWSDKIAQGVSSTQLPQATEPGTDSQTDPDGSEGSPNGSPNGNRRTIVTNPSSALANVPEAPPRPPDPPRDPLAPPPRYPHIRGSGPIGSPLACFHMLCKYMRINFRKDAIRKLLEQQLKTKGAVSLYGCGTIMPTLGVQAQLARIPKTSLGRLQAPGMMKWEDSYAVLYSISEKEIVLAVPEMGVLHRTPAQVAEMVEGDVAEVVLVQPPSGDQSEKFSMWWFLPSMLRYKKVLIEVFIASFFVQLFGLANPLLTQVIIDKVLGQRSIETLNILGVFMIGVALFEALLTSLRTYLFVDTTNRIDLNLGSEVIDHLFRLPLGYFDKRRVGDIAGRVNELANIRQFVTGTALTVVLDAVFSVIYIAVMLTYSWLLTAVSLVTVPFFTALIVFVSPIVRRLLLKRAERYADAQSYLVETLNGMQTVKAQNIELTSRWNWYERYARYMNAGFRTILTNTAASSVAGFLNKISSLLLLWVGAYLVINQELTLGQLIAFRIISGNVTGSLLRFVQVWQSFQEVGMSIERLRDILNSEPESNDSDRLNIPLPNVEGHVKFEDVCFRFVPTGPLNVANVNIDFPAGSFVGIVGQSGSGKSTLMKLLQRLYPPETGRIHIDGYDINKVELYSLRRQVGVVLQDTLLFNNTIKANIALNNPEASDEEIINAAKVAVAHDFIMTLPQGYNTVVGERGSALSGGQRQRIAIARTVLQKPNLLILDEATSALDYNLESLVCQNLVEEFRGRTVFFITHRLPTVQGADCILMMDNAALVEQGTHEELMALKGRYYCLYEQQQSQL from the coding sequence ATGACTCAGACTACCTCCCAACCCCAAATTTCCGATTTTCTGGCCCAAACGGCACCCTTTGACCGCCTGACCCCCGAAACCCGGCAGCAATTAGCGGCCAAGGCCCAGCTGCTGCGCTATCGTATCGGTCAAGCTCTGTTAGTGCGGGAGAAAATGCCCGCCCAAATCTCGCTCATTTATCAAGGGCAAGTGCGGGTTCTCGGCTATGACAGCCGCAATGGTCATTCCACCAGTTTGCGCTTAGTGGGTCCCGGAGAGGTCCTCGGCTGGATTAGTGTGGTGCGCGATCTCCCCTGTGAAACCGCAATGGCCTCAAGTGAGACCATTTGTGTCAGCATCAATGTCAACGACTTTCGCGAGTGTCTGCGGCAAGAAAAAGACTTTAACCGGGCCGTGCGGGACCATCCGAGCTTGATAGAAGTCTTTGAACTCAGTAGCGCCGAACTGCAACGGCGAGCCGATGCGACGGCGGATCTCAAAACCCTGTGCTATGACCTCTGGTCTGAGGCCCAAATCGTTGATATTCCCAAAGGAGAACAGTTCGACCCGAACCGCTTAGATGCCAATCTCCTCTGGTGGGTCAGTCGTGGCGAACTGCCCGATGCCAAAGTGGGCGATCGCCTTTATTTAGCCCGCTATCAGAATATGCGGCTAGATAGCTCTGTACGCCTCGTTGGAGTTCCCTGGAGTGACAAAATTGCTCAAGGGGTTTCCTCGACTCAACTCCCTCAAGCCACTGAACCGGGTACAGACAGCCAAACCGACCCCGACGGCTCAGAGGGGTCTCCAAATGGCTCCCCCAACGGCAATCGCAGAACCATTGTTACCAATCCCAGCAGCGCCCTAGCCAATGTCCCAGAAGCCCCGCCACGACCGCCAGATCCGCCGCGAGACCCTTTAGCTCCGCCACCGCGCTACCCGCATATTCGCGGCAGTGGTCCCATCGGCTCTCCCCTGGCTTGCTTCCATATGCTCTGCAAGTATATGCGGATTAACTTCCGTAAGGATGCCATCCGTAAATTGCTGGAGCAGCAGTTAAAAACGAAAGGGGCCGTCTCACTCTATGGCTGTGGCACCATCATGCCCACCCTAGGGGTACAAGCTCAACTGGCTCGCATTCCTAAAACCTCCCTGGGACGGCTGCAGGCACCGGGGATGATGAAATGGGAGGATAGCTATGCCGTCCTCTATAGCATTAGCGAGAAGGAAATCGTCCTAGCCGTGCCCGAAATGGGCGTCCTCCATCGTACCCCCGCCCAAGTGGCGGAAATGGTGGAGGGGGATGTGGCCGAGGTTGTCTTAGTACAACCTCCCTCCGGCGACCAGTCTGAGAAGTTCAGCATGTGGTGGTTCCTCCCCTCCATGCTGCGCTATAAAAAAGTCCTGATTGAGGTCTTTATCGCCTCCTTCTTTGTCCAGTTGTTTGGACTGGCAAACCCACTGCTGACCCAGGTCATCATTGACAAGGTGTTGGGTCAGCGCAGTATTGAAACCCTCAATATCTTAGGGGTGTTCATGATTGGGGTGGCGTTGTTTGAGGCCCTGCTGACCAGTTTACGAACCTATCTGTTTGTCGATACCACCAACCGCATTGACCTGAACCTCGGTTCAGAGGTAATTGACCACCTATTCAGGCTTCCCCTCGGCTATTTCGATAAACGCCGGGTGGGGGATATCGCCGGACGGGTGAATGAGTTGGCCAACATTCGTCAGTTCGTCACCGGAACCGCCCTAACGGTGGTACTCGATGCCGTCTTCTCGGTGATTTATATCGCCGTGATGCTGACCTACAGTTGGCTGCTAACGGCTGTTTCTCTGGTCACGGTTCCCTTCTTTACCGCTTTAATTGTCTTCGTTTCTCCGATTGTGCGGCGACTGCTGCTGAAACGGGCAGAACGCTACGCTGACGCTCAATCCTATCTCGTCGAAACCCTGAATGGGATGCAGACGGTGAAGGCGCAAAACATTGAGTTGACCTCCCGCTGGAACTGGTACGAACGCTATGCTCGCTATATGAATGCGGGCTTCCGAACCATTCTGACGAACACTGCCGCCAGTTCCGTGGCGGGCTTCTTAAATAAAATCTCCTCCCTGTTGCTGTTGTGGGTGGGGGCTTATTTGGTGATTAACCAGGAGCTAACCCTCGGGCAGCTCATCGCCTTCCGGATTATTTCCGGGAACGTGACCGGGTCACTGCTGCGCTTTGTCCAAGTTTGGCAGAGCTTCCAGGAAGTGGGCATGTCGATTGAGCGTCTGCGGGATATTCTTAACTCCGAACCTGAGAGCAACGACAGCGATCGCCTCAACATTCCCCTGCCAAATGTCGAAGGACACGTTAAATTTGAAGATGTCTGCTTCCGCTTCGTTCCCACCGGTCCGCTGAACGTTGCCAATGTCAACATTGACTTTCCCGCTGGGTCCTTTGTTGGGATTGTCGGACAAAGTGGATCGGGTAAGAGTACCCTAATGAAGCTGCTACAGCGGCTTTATCCCCCGGAAACCGGACGGATTCATATTGATGGCTATGACATCAATAAGGTGGAACTCTATTCTCTACGCCGTCAGGTGGGGGTGGTGCTGCAAGATACCCTCTTGTTTAACAACACCATTAAGGCCAACATTGCTCTCAATAACCCCGAGGCGAGCGATGAGGAGATTATCAACGCCGCGAAAGTAGCCGTCGCCCACGACTTCATCATGACCCTACCCCAAGGCTATAACACTGTTGTTGGGGAACGGGGGTCAGCCCTCTCTGGGGGACAACGACAACGGATTGCCATCGCCCGAACGGTGCTGCAAAAACCCAATCTGTTGATTCTCGATGAAGCCACCAGTGCCCTGGACTACAACCTCGAAAGCCTGGTTTGTCAAAACCTCGTAGAAGAGTTCCGCGGCCGCACGGTGTTCTTTATTACCCACCGCTTACCCACCGTACAAGGGGCCGATTGTATCTTGATGATGGACAACGCAGCTCTGGTGGAACAGGGAACCCATGAAGAGTTGATGGCACTTAAAGGGCGCTACTACTGTCTATATGAACAACAACAGTCTCAGTTGTAA
- a CDS encoding HlyD family efflux transporter periplasmic adaptor subunit — MNIERIESIQEQPVILEQPAFWTRALIWLIVAITTSGVVWASLAKMDQSIPAQGRLEPEGSLREVKVPTGGMVREVHVAGGDRVNEGDLLVTLDSTVSRASVESLREARDQRRSEARAFQAQAEGLDLGILDGIGEFDRTQIQRVQARRAELASQEDATNSRIRQLETQITQTQGQIFALDAQISSLESRLGIAEDGRNSDRQQLATSEDRLRESRQRLERSRLVLEEDRNILADLEPLLEDGGIARLQVTRQRQQVMNREQEVSSAQDDILARQSEITQIRDTQRQRESEIEGLQSEILARRAEQDRLRGELGRLQEGINEAQAQLRTVRASSEREAYQAISENQRQDTQLTSQLAAAEQELRFTELRSPIDGVVFEVLPNFGQNEETGSSGFVLNTTEPVITIVPNTRLIANVFVTNNDIGFITTGMEVEVQINAFPAMEFGTIPGTLTSIGQDVLEPDQNRPFYAFPVTIELEDQHFDLPNSDMRVPLQSGMAVEASIKVRERTVMSLFLDRFTGSARTLEHLR, encoded by the coding sequence ATGAATATCGAACGAATTGAGTCTATCCAGGAACAACCGGTCATCCTAGAACAGCCCGCCTTTTGGACCAGGGCCCTGATTTGGTTGATTGTCGCTATCACCACCTCCGGCGTGGTCTGGGCCTCGTTGGCCAAAATGGATCAGTCCATCCCGGCTCAGGGAAGACTCGAACCTGAAGGCTCCCTGCGGGAAGTGAAAGTCCCCACCGGGGGGATGGTGCGCGAGGTTCACGTCGCCGGGGGCGATCGCGTCAATGAAGGAGATTTGCTGGTGACCTTAGACTCTACCGTGTCTCGGGCTTCGGTAGAGTCCCTACGAGAGGCCCGCGATCAACGACGTAGCGAGGCTCGGGCCTTTCAAGCTCAAGCAGAAGGCTTAGATCTCGGAATCCTGGATGGAATCGGTGAGTTCGATCGCACCCAAATTCAGCGGGTTCAGGCTCGCCGCGCCGAATTAGCCTCCCAAGAAGATGCCACCAATAGCCGCATCCGCCAGTTAGAGACGCAAATCACGCAAACTCAAGGACAGATTTTTGCCCTCGATGCTCAAATTTCTAGCCTAGAAAGTCGTTTGGGGATTGCTGAGGATGGCCGAAATTCCGATCGCCAACAGTTAGCGACGTCAGAAGACCGTTTGCGGGAATCTCGGCAACGCTTAGAACGCTCCCGCTTAGTCCTAGAAGAAGATCGTAATATCCTGGCCGATTTAGAGCCACTGCTCGAAGATGGGGGAATTGCTCGCCTGCAAGTCACTCGCCAACGTCAGCAGGTGATGAACCGGGAACAAGAAGTGTCCAGTGCCCAGGATGATATTTTGGCTCGACAGTCCGAGATCACCCAGATTCGGGATACTCAGCGACAACGAGAATCTGAAATTGAAGGTCTGCAATCGGAGATACTGGCCCGACGCGCCGAACAAGATCGCCTTCGCGGTGAGTTAGGTCGCCTGCAGGAGGGGATTAATGAGGCCCAAGCCCAGTTACGGACGGTTCGTGCCAGCTCAGAACGGGAGGCCTATCAAGCCATTTCCGAGAATCAGAGACAAGACACTCAGTTAACCAGTCAGTTAGCCGCTGCTGAACAGGAATTGCGCTTTACGGAGTTGCGATCGCCCATTGATGGGGTCGTCTTTGAAGTCTTGCCCAACTTCGGCCAAAACGAAGAAACGGGCAGTTCTGGCTTTGTCCTCAACACCACAGAACCGGTCATCACCATCGTTCCTAACACCCGACTGATTGCCAACGTCTTTGTCACCAACAACGATATTGGCTTCATTACCACGGGAATGGAAGTTGAAGTTCAGATTAACGCCTTCCCGGCCATGGAATTTGGGACTATCCCCGGAACCCTAACCTCCATTGGCCAGGATGTCTTGGAACCGGATCAAAACCGTCCTTTCTATGCCTTCCCCGTCACCATTGAGTTGGAAGACCAACATTTTGACCTGCCCAACTCCGATATGCGAGTTCCCCTGCAATCGGGGATGGCGGTAGAAGCCAGCATCAAAGTTCGTGAGCGGACGGTGATGAGCTTGTTCCTCGATCGCTTTACCGGAAGTGCCCGTACCCTAGAACATCTACGCTAA